A genomic window from Leptospira broomii serovar Hurstbridge str. 5399 includes:
- the rimP gene encoding ribosome maturation factor RimP, producing the protein MYALMVSQRPNHTLIEVELDHLEHPYGSVSLLECEQVSRKLNEELERIFPDLNYTLKVSSAGAERKLVLPEDLDRFRGIPVRLVYRVEGESGEKEGIFRILDRQGDRFILEPFSKRKKGSGKKKEAFLELKDILKGNLYVSI; encoded by the coding sequence TTGTACGCACTCATGGTTAGCCAAAGGCCCAACCATACGCTGATCGAGGTAGAGTTGGATCACCTCGAACACCCGTACGGTTCCGTCAGCCTTCTGGAATGTGAGCAAGTTTCCAGAAAACTGAATGAAGAGTTGGAGCGGATCTTCCCGGATCTGAACTACACTCTTAAAGTTTCTTCTGCTGGAGCGGAACGGAAACTGGTGCTTCCGGAGGACCTGGATCGGTTCCGTGGAATTCCAGTGCGCCTCGTGTACAGGGTTGAAGGTGAGTCGGGTGAGAAAGAGGGGATCTTCAGGATCCTGGATAGGCAGGGTGACCGTTTTATTTTGGAACCGTTTTCCAAACGGAAGAAAGGAAGCGGGAAAAAAAAGGAAGCCTTCTTGGAATTGAAGGATATACTGAAAGGAAATTTGTACGTAAGTATTTGA
- the nusA gene encoding transcription termination factor NusA, translated as MAVKKKEAEGNLLEAIQQFCADKSLDREAVMGVIRDSLITAYKKKSGLDGLDDTENPIKVEFASNNEGDNVVIIVPRKVVDGEPKDGLEISLADAKVTHPEARIDEILEFKEKPMELSRIISSQAKQMVFQRLRDMEKELLYEEYKAKEGELTHGYFQRWKKDAMSIDLGKVEGVMPKREQNPGEKYHSGDRLKAIIQRVELRPREPIPVITLSRASADFVKKLFEMEIPEIYDGLVEIVNVARQPSIRTKVVVHATRGDIDPVGACVGMKGVRIQSIVRELGNERIDIVQYSSDPTEFIANAISPAKPFDVKVDTQGREAMVIVPEEQLSLAIGINGSNVKLASQLTGFRIDIKTIAQYNEEFSSPEARERLEKLFSPPAEEEEDDGATPLEDLPGLSARLIGLLRSAGINDVETLIEISQDDLAKLPGIGPTTATQILKILAESVEWVEEG; from the coding sequence ATGGCAGTAAAGAAGAAAGAAGCCGAAGGCAATCTGTTGGAAGCAATTCAACAATTTTGCGCCGATAAATCCCTGGACCGGGAAGCGGTTATGGGAGTCATACGGGACTCTTTAATTACGGCCTATAAGAAAAAGTCCGGACTCGACGGTTTGGATGATACGGAAAATCCGATTAAGGTCGAATTCGCCTCGAATAACGAAGGCGATAACGTTGTCATCATTGTTCCACGGAAGGTCGTCGATGGAGAACCGAAAGACGGTTTGGAAATTTCTCTCGCGGACGCGAAAGTCACTCATCCGGAAGCCAGGATCGACGAAATATTAGAATTTAAAGAAAAGCCGATGGAGTTGTCCAGAATTATCTCCAGTCAAGCAAAACAAATGGTCTTCCAACGTCTCCGAGATATGGAGAAAGAGCTTTTATACGAAGAATATAAAGCGAAGGAAGGAGAACTAACTCACGGTTATTTCCAACGTTGGAAAAAGGACGCTATGTCGATCGACCTCGGAAAAGTGGAAGGCGTCATGCCTAAACGGGAGCAGAATCCCGGAGAAAAATACCACAGCGGCGACCGTTTAAAAGCGATCATTCAAAGGGTGGAATTAAGACCTCGTGAGCCGATTCCCGTAATCACTCTTTCTAGAGCTTCCGCCGATTTTGTTAAGAAATTATTTGAAATGGAAATTCCCGAGATCTACGACGGCCTCGTGGAGATTGTCAACGTTGCAAGGCAACCTTCCATACGAACAAAAGTGGTCGTGCACGCGACTCGCGGAGATATCGATCCTGTGGGAGCTTGCGTTGGGATGAAAGGTGTCCGGATTCAATCCATCGTGCGTGAACTCGGAAATGAGAGAATTGATATCGTCCAATATTCCAGCGACCCGACAGAGTTTATCGCGAATGCGATTTCTCCGGCGAAACCGTTCGATGTAAAGGTGGACACTCAAGGAAGAGAGGCAATGGTGATTGTTCCAGAAGAACAGCTTTCTCTTGCAATCGGAATTAACGGGTCCAACGTAAAGTTAGCCTCCCAATTGACGGGCTTTCGGATCGATATTAAAACAATTGCACAGTATAACGAAGAATTTTCCTCCCCGGAAGCGCGGGAGAGACTTGAGAAATTATTTAGTCCTCCTGCCGAAGAGGAGGAAGACGATGGCGCGACTCCCCTGGAAGACCTTCCCGGTCTTTCTGCTCGCCTAATCGGTCTTTTGCGGAGCGCCGGTATCAACGACGTAGAAACCTTGATCGAGATCAGTCAGGATGATTTGGCCAAACTCCCAGGAATCGGCCCGACTACCGCGACGCAAATTCTCAAAATTTTGGCTGAATCAGTGGAGTGGGTGGAAGAGGGTTAA
- the infB gene encoding translation initiation factor IF-2 yields the protein MEDKNKTIKEKLQGSADAGKKKKLVIKKKPDEKNSSPASGFRKETSGEQQAAPRQSASGTGGGSNTRQQSSSHPKEQQYSETRQDRPEPPTPRSQPLLDDDTSGKKSPFQREDNNIIVSRPNQRQTYSGPSSRDSSSDSQGGGGGYRGGQGGQGGGYQGGQGGGGGYRGGQGGQGGGYQGGQGGGGGYRGGQGGQGGGYQGGQGGGGGYRGGQGGQGGGYQGGQGGGGGYRGGQGGQGGGYRGGQGGPGGGGGYRGGPGSGGGAGFRGPGGPGSGVAGPPGGEGRGVLGPSGKKRGGEKEKSGRSESSFGAENSKFFKQSYRKHKSGGPTGVSVPKEITILENVQVGELAKKMNLKPGDVIGKLMKMGMMVTINNIIDAETASILADEYGCKVKVVSLYEETLIGEEKDNPEDYIHRPPVVTIMGHVDHGKTRLLDTIRKSSVIDTESGGITQHIGAYQVKTPRGEITFLDTPGHEAFTSMRARGAKITDIVILVVAADDGVMPQTLEAVSHAKDAKVPIIVAINKVDLPTANPEKIMQELANHGLQSEEWGGDTMYCKISAKENIGIDKLLEAVLLQAEVLDLKANPKRRAKGTIVEAKLDPGRGAVATVLIQNGTLRVGDPFVAGVFSGRVRAMYDDYGHLIKEAGPAFPVQVTGLDGVPDAGAPFDSMADEKEARNISQHRIEFERIGNAGATGSKVTLENMNEFIKQGALKELKVIIKADVRGSAEAIKEALEKLSTPDVKLNVIQSGAGAIVDMDVMLASASNAIIVGFHVRANPKTIALAEKEGVQIKYYSIIYQVVDEIKMAMEGLLEPEKIEEVIGTAEIREVFKVSKIGNIAGCMVTSGKITKASGVRVISEGVIVFDGKLKSLRRFKDEVNEVLNNFECGIQLEGFNDFKVGDSIEAYTVTVIKRKLD from the coding sequence ATGGAAGATAAGAATAAGACAATCAAGGAAAAGCTCCAAGGTTCTGCCGATGCCGGTAAGAAGAAGAAGCTGGTAATTAAAAAGAAGCCGGACGAGAAAAACTCCTCTCCCGCCTCCGGTTTCCGAAAAGAAACCTCGGGTGAACAGCAAGCTGCTCCTAGACAATCCGCTTCCGGAACCGGTGGCGGATCGAACACAAGGCAACAGTCTTCTTCCCATCCTAAAGAACAGCAATACTCAGAAACTAGACAAGATCGTCCGGAACCCCCTACTCCGAGAAGCCAACCGTTATTGGATGACGATACCTCTGGAAAAAAATCTCCCTTTCAGAGAGAAGACAATAATATTATAGTATCTCGTCCGAATCAAAGACAGACGTATTCCGGACCCAGTAGTAGGGATTCTTCTTCCGACAGCCAAGGTGGCGGCGGCGGATATCGCGGAGGCCAGGGCGGACAAGGCGGAGGATATCAAGGCGGCCAAGGTGGCGGCGGCGGATATCGCGGAGGCCAGGGTGGTCAAGGCGGAGGTTACCAAGGCGGTCAAGGTGGCGGCGGCGGATACCGCGGAGGCCAGGGCGGTCAAGGCGGAGGTTACCAAGGCGGTCAAGGTGGCGGCGGCGGATATCGCGGAGGCCAGGGTGGTCAAGGCGGAGGTTACCAAGGCGGTCAAGGTGGCGGCGGCGGATATCGCGGAGGCCAGGGCGGACAAGGCGGAGGTTACCGTGGAGGCCAAGGTGGTCCAGGCGGTGGCGGTGGATATCGTGGAGGTCCGGGTAGCGGCGGCGGCGCAGGTTTCCGCGGTCCAGGCGGACCCGGCTCCGGAGTTGCAGGGCCTCCTGGTGGAGAAGGCAGAGGTGTGCTCGGACCTTCCGGAAAAAAACGCGGTGGAGAAAAGGAAAAGTCAGGTCGATCGGAATCCTCTTTTGGCGCGGAAAATTCGAAGTTCTTTAAACAATCATATCGTAAACATAAAAGCGGCGGACCTACCGGGGTTTCCGTTCCGAAAGAGATTACAATATTAGAAAATGTTCAAGTCGGCGAGCTTGCCAAGAAAATGAATCTCAAGCCCGGCGACGTGATCGGAAAACTCATGAAGATGGGGATGATGGTCACGATCAATAATATTATCGATGCAGAAACAGCATCGATACTTGCGGACGAGTACGGCTGCAAAGTTAAGGTCGTTTCTCTTTATGAGGAAACTTTAATCGGAGAGGAAAAGGATAATCCGGAAGATTATATCCATAGACCGCCAGTCGTTACTATTATGGGGCACGTCGACCATGGTAAGACCAGGTTGTTGGATACTATCCGTAAATCCTCAGTTATTGATACCGAATCGGGTGGAATTACGCAGCATATCGGAGCTTACCAAGTAAAGACGCCGAGAGGGGAAATTACCTTCTTAGATACTCCGGGTCATGAGGCATTCACTTCGATGAGGGCTCGTGGTGCGAAAATTACGGATATCGTGATTCTTGTGGTCGCAGCCGACGACGGAGTAATGCCTCAAACGTTGGAAGCGGTATCGCATGCGAAAGATGCGAAGGTTCCGATCATTGTGGCAATCAACAAAGTCGATCTTCCTACCGCAAATCCAGAGAAGATTATGCAAGAACTCGCCAATCATGGACTTCAATCGGAAGAGTGGGGTGGCGATACCATGTATTGCAAAATTTCCGCAAAAGAGAATATAGGAATCGATAAACTCTTGGAAGCGGTGCTTTTACAAGCCGAAGTTCTGGACCTTAAGGCGAATCCGAAACGTAGAGCGAAAGGAACTATTGTAGAAGCAAAATTGGATCCGGGTCGTGGTGCCGTAGCAACCGTCCTAATTCAAAACGGAACACTCAGAGTGGGCGATCCGTTTGTCGCGGGAGTCTTTTCCGGACGTGTTCGAGCCATGTATGATGACTATGGACATTTGATCAAGGAAGCCGGACCGGCCTTCCCTGTTCAGGTAACCGGCTTGGATGGAGTTCCCGACGCGGGCGCTCCGTTCGATTCGATGGCGGATGAAAAAGAAGCCAGAAATATTTCCCAGCACAGAATCGAGTTCGAACGTATCGGTAACGCCGGAGCGACCGGTTCCAAAGTGACCTTGGAAAATATGAACGAGTTCATTAAACAAGGCGCATTAAAGGAACTGAAAGTTATCATCAAAGCGGACGTCCGCGGTTCTGCGGAGGCGATAAAAGAGGCTTTGGAAAAACTTTCCACTCCGGACGTGAAATTGAACGTGATTCAGTCCGGCGCAGGAGCCATCGTAGATATGGACGTTATGTTAGCTTCGGCCTCGAACGCTATCATAGTTGGATTCCACGTAAGGGCGAATCCAAAGACGATCGCGCTGGCGGAAAAAGAAGGCGTTCAGATCAAATACTACAGCATCATTTATCAGGTTGTAGACGAGATCAAGATGGCTATGGAAGGACTTCTCGAACCGGAGAAGATCGAAGAAGTCATCGGGACCGCCGAAATCCGCGAGGTTTTCAAAGTATCGAAAATCGGAAATATCGCGGGCTGTATGGTTACTTCCGGAAAGATTACGAAAGCCTCCGGCGTTCGCGTGATCAGCGAAGGAGTGATCGTTTTCGACGGAAAATTAAAATCACTGAGACGATTCAAAGACGAAGTAAACGAAGTTCTAAACAACTTCGAATGCGGTATTCAGTTGGAAGGATTCAACGATTTCAAAGTCGGAGATTCGATTGAAGCGTATACAGTCACGGTGATCAAACGGAAGCTAGACTAA
- the rbfA gene encoding 30S ribosome-binding factor RbfA, with protein sequence MNPIRKRKIEVETVRTVAMMILTGKVKDPRVHMVSVHRSELSDDARFLKVYVTSIVTDKKKEKLLAGLNSAAGKFAATLSTKLNLRMTPKISFVWDDEYIQGLDESLRLTRKPTNPN encoded by the coding sequence TTGAATCCTATCCGTAAAAGGAAGATCGAAGTGGAGACGGTGAGAACCGTCGCCATGATGATTCTTACCGGAAAGGTGAAGGATCCCAGAGTGCATATGGTTTCCGTTCACCGTTCGGAGTTATCAGACGACGCTAGATTCTTGAAAGTGTACGTTACCTCTATCGTGACGGATAAAAAGAAGGAAAAACTGTTGGCGGGATTGAATAGCGCCGCGGGAAAATTTGCAGCGACTTTATCGACGAAGTTGAATCTTCGAATGACTCCGAAGATTTCCTTTGTATGGGATGACGAATACATCCAAGGCTTAGATGAATCCCTTCGACTTACGAGAAAACCCACCAACCCGAACTGA
- the truB gene encoding tRNA pseudouridine(55) synthase TruB, translating into MNPFDLRENPPTRTEIGFLLLDKPVGMTSSDLVLKAKKSLGLRKVGHTGTLDKAASGLMLLPIGSSTSFSSLFLTKEKEYIAEVQFGFSTDSGDREGLVLEDWEIEKTKAWLIENRPKLDAVLRNVPEWEEQTAPEISALKVGGKRRAQLFREGVEVPSSVRKIKIYEFEVRNFEETGLTIRTKVSGGTYIRKLVMDIGEACGLPMSLKSLIRTKVGKLMLEQADAFDSLESKTAKIHPPEEILDIPTLEIPGTEVKDVFHGKKIKLEWIPAQEFLLTSPEGEILAWCRRDGLPGSLTYKYLKVFPKN; encoded by the coding sequence ATGAATCCCTTCGACTTACGAGAAAACCCACCAACCCGAACTGAAATCGGATTCTTACTTCTGGACAAACCTGTGGGAATGACTTCCTCGGACTTGGTCTTGAAGGCAAAGAAATCTCTCGGCCTGCGGAAAGTAGGACATACCGGCACCCTGGATAAGGCGGCCTCGGGCTTGATGCTTCTTCCAATCGGCTCTTCTACTAGCTTCTCTTCCTTGTTCTTGACCAAAGAAAAGGAATACATCGCAGAAGTTCAGTTCGGATTCTCTACCGATTCGGGTGACAGGGAAGGTTTGGTTTTGGAAGATTGGGAAATCGAGAAGACCAAGGCCTGGCTCATAGAGAATCGTCCTAAATTAGATGCGGTTTTACGAAATGTTCCCGAGTGGGAAGAGCAAACCGCGCCAGAGATCTCCGCCTTAAAAGTCGGCGGAAAAAGACGGGCCCAGCTTTTTCGGGAGGGCGTGGAAGTTCCGTCAAGCGTTAGGAAGATTAAAATTTACGAATTCGAAGTTCGTAATTTTGAAGAAACGGGACTCACGATTCGAACGAAGGTTTCGGGCGGTACTTACATTCGAAAGCTTGTAATGGATATTGGGGAGGCATGCGGGCTTCCGATGAGTCTCAAATCCTTGATTCGTACGAAGGTGGGAAAACTGATGTTGGAGCAGGCCGATGCCTTCGACTCCTTAGAATCAAAAACTGCGAAAATCCATCCTCCTGAAGAAATCTTGGACATTCCGACCTTAGAAATTCCGGGAACCGAAGTAAAAGACGTTTTTCATGGGAAGAAGATCAAATTGGAATGGATTCCTGCTCAGGAATTTCTTCTTACTTCTCCCGAAGGAGAGATCTTGGCTTGGTGTAGACGGGACGGTTTGCCGGGTAGTTTAACCTATAAATATTTAAAGGTCTTCCCTAAAAATTAG
- the rpsO gene encoding 30S ribosomal protein S15, whose product MITTEAKKQIISAFAKGSADTGSTEVQVALLDARIKGLNEHFKGHKKDFHSKTGLLKLVSKRKKLLEYLKRKDLDRYKKLIETLGLRK is encoded by the coding sequence ATGATAACTACGGAAGCAAAGAAGCAAATTATATCCGCATTTGCAAAAGGAAGCGCAGACACTGGATCCACTGAGGTTCAAGTTGCGCTTCTGGACGCTCGCATTAAGGGTTTAAACGAGCATTTTAAAGGTCACAAGAAAGATTTTCATTCTAAAACGGGTTTACTTAAGCTCGTAAGCAAACGTAAGAAATTATTGGAATACCTAAAACGCAAAGATCTAGATCGTTACAAGAAGCTGATCGAAACTCTCGGACTACGTAAGTAA
- the pnp gene encoding polyribonucleotide nucleotidyltransferase codes for MAKSITGQFGRDAITLETGDWAKQAHGSVVYKTGNLVLLATVCAADEPKEGQDFFPLTCEYSEKIYSVGRFPGGYFKRESKPYEHEVLNSRIIDRPIRPLFPEGYFCEVQLLVQVLSADTEVSTAGHALNAASAALSISNIPFNGPIAGARIGRINGELIINPTNKEIVNSDLDLIVAGTKTHIVMIEGEAKELSNEEMLAALKFAQSHISKFVELQENWVKELAIAKKEVKLKQKDEALLTEVRKYAFDKLSAANRTSDKLSRTKEISNANKEVVEYFKATVTEAEKIKDIKNFLHELEYEIVREQVLKDGVRFDGRKLDEIRNISVEMSPLPGVHGSAVFTRGQTQSLGTVTLGTASDNQRYETLEGQKEKNFMLHYNFPAFSVGEVRRSSGPGRREIGHGNLAERALKLVLPKLDDFPYVIRVVSEILESNGSSSMASVCSGSLALMAAGVPIKSSVSGIAMGLFSDDKGRFAVLSDIAGLEDHFGDMDCKIAGTRKGITAFQMDLKVTGVAFDVLESVFNQAQKARFHILDIMEKHISKAEATVSRKAPRIIIKHIPKDRIGELIGPGGKNIRAIIEASGADINIDDDGRVTIAGANMESAEKAAGMVEGFFAEVEVGKIYEGKVKRITDFGAFVEILPGKEGLCHISKLDSKRVNSVKDVVREGEIIKVRVLNVDKTGKIDLSRRDALEV; via the coding sequence ATGGCAAAATCTATTACCGGCCAATTCGGTCGGGATGCAATCACTCTCGAAACGGGAGACTGGGCAAAACAGGCTCATGGATCCGTAGTTTATAAAACCGGAAATTTGGTCCTTCTTGCAACCGTCTGCGCTGCCGACGAGCCGAAAGAAGGTCAGGATTTTTTTCCTTTAACCTGCGAATATTCCGAAAAGATCTATTCCGTTGGACGCTTTCCCGGCGGATATTTTAAACGGGAATCGAAACCATACGAGCACGAAGTACTTAATTCTAGAATCATAGATCGTCCCATCCGTCCTCTATTTCCGGAAGGATATTTTTGCGAAGTTCAGCTATTAGTTCAAGTGCTCTCCGCAGATACGGAAGTTTCTACCGCGGGGCATGCCTTGAATGCCGCGTCTGCGGCTCTTTCTATTTCCAATATTCCGTTTAACGGTCCGATCGCTGGAGCTCGTATCGGCAGAATTAACGGCGAGCTAATCATCAATCCTACAAATAAGGAAATCGTAAATTCCGATTTGGATTTGATCGTAGCCGGAACAAAAACTCATATCGTAATGATCGAAGGGGAAGCGAAAGAACTTTCCAATGAGGAAATGTTGGCCGCCTTGAAATTCGCGCAATCCCATATCTCTAAGTTCGTGGAACTTCAAGAAAACTGGGTCAAAGAATTGGCGATTGCCAAGAAAGAAGTCAAGCTCAAGCAAAAAGACGAAGCTTTGTTAACCGAAGTGCGTAAATATGCATTCGATAAACTTTCTGCTGCAAATCGTACATCGGATAAGCTGTCCCGCACCAAAGAAATTTCCAACGCTAACAAGGAAGTCGTCGAATATTTCAAGGCTACCGTTACGGAAGCGGAGAAAATCAAAGACATTAAAAATTTCTTACATGAACTCGAATACGAGATCGTTCGCGAACAAGTTTTAAAGGACGGTGTTCGTTTTGACGGTCGTAAACTGGATGAGATCAGGAATATTAGTGTCGAGATGAGCCCTCTCCCGGGTGTGCACGGTTCCGCAGTGTTTACCCGTGGACAAACTCAGTCCTTAGGGACTGTGACATTGGGAACCGCTTCCGATAACCAACGGTACGAAACGTTGGAAGGGCAGAAGGAAAAGAACTTCATGCTGCATTATAATTTCCCTGCGTTTTCTGTCGGAGAAGTACGAAGATCATCCGGTCCTGGTAGGAGAGAGATCGGGCATGGAAATTTGGCGGAAAGAGCCCTCAAACTTGTTCTGCCGAAACTGGATGATTTTCCGTATGTAATCCGAGTGGTTTCGGAAATTTTGGAATCAAACGGTTCCTCCTCTATGGCTTCGGTTTGTTCCGGTTCGCTCGCTTTGATGGCTGCAGGAGTTCCTATCAAATCTTCCGTTTCAGGAATTGCGATGGGACTTTTCTCGGACGATAAGGGCCGCTTTGCGGTTCTTTCGGATATCGCCGGCTTGGAAGATCATTTCGGAGATATGGATTGTAAAATCGCGGGAACGCGTAAAGGAATCACCGCCTTCCAAATGGACTTAAAAGTCACAGGCGTTGCGTTCGACGTTCTTGAATCGGTCTTTAACCAGGCTCAAAAGGCGCGCTTTCATATCTTGGATATTATGGAAAAACATATTTCCAAGGCCGAGGCAACGGTTTCTAGGAAGGCTCCTCGTATCATCATCAAACATATCCCGAAAGATCGAATCGGTGAGTTGATCGGTCCGGGTGGTAAGAATATACGTGCCATTATCGAAGCTTCCGGCGCGGATATCAATATCGACGATGACGGTCGAGTAACGATTGCGGGCGCCAATATGGAATCCGCGGAAAAAGCGGCCGGAATGGTCGAAGGTTTTTTTGCGGAAGTCGAAGTCGGAAAGATTTACGAAGGAAAAGTGAAGAGAATCACGGACTTCGGAGCCTTTGTTGAAATTCTCCCCGGCAAAGAAGGCCTTTGCCACATCTCCAAATTGGACTCTAAACGAGTGAATTCGGTTAAGGACGTTGTCCGCGAAGGCGAAATCATTAAGGTCCGAGTTTTGAACGTAGATAAGACCGGAAAAATAGATCTTTCTCGTAGAGACGCACTCGAAGTTTAA
- a CDS encoding M16 family metallopeptidase: MTLKEEQTHKIELPNGITVLFQRAPYTVSVSLGVYIRIGSRSESPEEAGYCHFLEHMLFKDTQKRTAKQQAEDWERVGAYSNAATSREYTNFYATLASRDLELGLELLSEMMFLPLLRDQDIKTEAEVVLEEMKGYEDSPEDGVHDFYYNNFFPENALGRDIIGTEKSIKAVTSKSLRKFYEKYYHSANMILSISGDYEPEWILKTVEKYFSVKTNRRLTAHFETPRKVFGYFRKGNKETEQAYFILGGEGRPRSFYDATRLSLLTHILGGGMSSRLFQKIREEKGLCYNITSYPSSYSDMGITSIVCSSSKERFLESITLILEELRIFLDLGITSAELSDAKTNHEGSLSIGYEHTESRMNNIAFQEMYYGKYYTLEERIREIHSVTLDELNSLAKKIFALPKLHLSVLAKMNAKEEEKLKKIFESFSYPE; the protein is encoded by the coding sequence TTGACTTTAAAAGAAGAACAAACCCATAAGATAGAGCTACCGAACGGCATCACCGTTCTATTCCAGCGTGCACCCTATACGGTTAGCGTTTCCCTCGGCGTTTATATAAGAATAGGATCCAGATCGGAAAGTCCGGAAGAAGCAGGTTACTGCCATTTCCTTGAACATATGTTGTTCAAGGACACCCAAAAGAGAACGGCAAAACAGCAAGCCGAAGATTGGGAAAGAGTAGGCGCCTATTCGAATGCTGCTACTTCTCGGGAATATACCAATTTTTATGCGACTTTAGCATCTCGAGACCTCGAACTCGGATTGGAACTACTTTCGGAAATGATGTTTCTTCCTTTGCTTCGAGATCAGGATATAAAGACGGAAGCCGAAGTGGTTTTGGAGGAGATGAAAGGCTATGAAGATTCTCCCGAAGACGGAGTACATGATTTTTACTATAATAATTTCTTTCCTGAAAATGCTTTAGGACGGGATATTATCGGAACGGAAAAAAGCATCAAAGCAGTTACTTCAAAATCGCTAAGGAAATTTTACGAGAAATACTACCACTCGGCAAACATGATTCTTTCTATTTCCGGCGATTATGAACCGGAATGGATTCTCAAAACAGTAGAAAAATATTTTTCCGTAAAAACGAATCGAAGGCTGACCGCCCATTTTGAAACTCCCCGAAAGGTATTCGGATATTTCCGCAAAGGAAATAAAGAAACTGAACAAGCATACTTTATCCTTGGAGGAGAAGGGCGTCCGAGAAGTTTTTACGATGCAACTCGTCTTTCTCTTCTGACTCACATTTTAGGCGGAGGAATGTCTTCTCGGCTTTTCCAGAAAATTAGAGAAGAGAAGGGGCTCTGCTATAACATTACGAGTTACCCTTCTTCTTATAGCGATATGGGAATTACTTCGATCGTTTGTTCTTCTTCGAAAGAGAGGTTTTTAGAGTCTATAACATTGATTCTGGAAGAATTACGAATCTTCTTGGATCTAGGAATCACATCAGCGGAACTCTCGGACGCAAAAACGAATCACGAAGGAAGTTTATCGATCGGATACGAGCACACCGAAAGTAGGATGAATAATATAGCCTTTCAAGAGATGTACTATGGGAAGTATTACACTTTAGAGGAACGAATCCGAGAAATTCATTCCGTAACTTTGGATGAATTGAATTCTTTGGCGAAGAAAATTTTCGCGCTTCCTAAATTGCATTTATCCGTCTTGGCAAAAATGAACGCTAAGGAAGAAGAGAAACTTAAAAAGATCTTCGAATCGTTTTCATATCCGGAGTGA
- the dut gene encoding dUTP diphosphatase, which translates to MKIAVKKLHTNAKLPEIKTSGSAGYDLYSCLESPLELPVGEVKLVRTGLAFAIPDGFHFEIRPRSGFSTKFTILVPNSPGTIDSDYRGELMVPLLNLGMTPYLLEDGVRIAQLLIRRTWLTDWEIVEELPETARGAGGFGSTGL; encoded by the coding sequence ATGAAGATTGCTGTGAAAAAACTGCATACCAATGCTAAATTACCCGAAATTAAGACGTCGGGTTCGGCCGGGTATGATTTGTATTCTTGTTTGGAATCTCCGTTGGAACTCCCAGTCGGAGAAGTGAAGTTGGTGCGAACAGGTTTGGCTTTTGCAATCCCGGACGGGTTCCATTTTGAAATCCGCCCGAGATCGGGATTTTCCACAAAATTCACCATTTTGGTTCCGAATTCTCCCGGAACGATCGATTCAGATTATCGCGGTGAGCTCATGGTGCCTTTGCTGAACCTAGGAATGACTCCTTATCTTTTGGAAGACGGGGTTCGAATCGCTCAGTTGTTGATTCGCAGAACCTGGCTTACTGATTGGGAAATTGTCGAAGAGTTACCCGAAACTGCAAGAGGAGCCGGGGGCTTCGGTAGTACTGGATTATAA